Proteins from a genomic interval of Rhizobium etli CFN 42:
- a CDS encoding glutathione S-transferase family protein has product MGMLVDGVWHDVWYDTKESKGQFKRQPSQFRNWVTAGGEAGPSGSGGFKAEAGRYHLYVSLACPWAHRTLIFRKLKKLEPLISVSVVDPLMLENGWEFKAGDGATGDHLYGAATLWQIYVKADPHYSGRVTVPVLWDKKAGTIVSNESAEIIRMFNSAFDGLTGSKADFYPEDLRAEIDALNATVYETVNNGVYKAGFATTQEAYEENVSKLFETLDNLDERLGKGRYLFGDRLTEADWRLFTTLVRFDPVYVGHFKCNIRRIADYRNLPGYLKDLYQTAGVAETVNLRHIKQHYYRSHKTLNPTGIVPVGPKLDLDSPHGRARPNAA; this is encoded by the coding sequence ATGGGAATGCTTGTGGACGGCGTCTGGCATGACGTCTGGTACGACACGAAGGAGAGCAAAGGCCAATTCAAACGTCAGCCCTCGCAATTTCGCAACTGGGTGACGGCAGGCGGCGAGGCCGGGCCTTCCGGAAGCGGCGGCTTCAAGGCTGAGGCCGGGCGTTATCATCTCTATGTCTCTCTCGCCTGCCCCTGGGCGCATCGCACCCTGATCTTCCGCAAGCTAAAGAAGCTCGAGCCGTTGATTTCGGTTTCTGTCGTGGATCCGCTGATGCTCGAGAATGGCTGGGAGTTCAAGGCCGGTGACGGCGCTACCGGCGATCACCTGTATGGCGCGGCCACCCTCTGGCAGATCTATGTCAAGGCCGATCCGCATTATTCAGGCCGTGTCACGGTTCCCGTCCTCTGGGACAAGAAGGCCGGCACGATCGTCAGCAATGAATCAGCCGAGATCATCCGCATGTTCAATAGCGCCTTCGACGGACTGACGGGTTCGAAGGCCGATTTCTATCCGGAGGATCTGCGTGCAGAGATCGACGCGCTCAACGCTACCGTCTACGAGACCGTCAACAACGGCGTCTACAAGGCGGGCTTTGCCACAACTCAAGAAGCTTACGAGGAAAATGTCAGCAAACTGTTCGAAACGCTCGACAATCTCGACGAACGCCTGGGCAAGGGCCGCTATCTCTTCGGCGACAGATTGACCGAGGCCGATTGGCGCCTCTTCACTACGCTGGTGCGTTTCGACCCCGTCTATGTCGGGCATTTCAAGTGCAACATCCGCCGCATCGCGGATTACCGCAACCTGCCCGGCTATCTCAAAGACCTCTATCAGACGGCAGGCGTTGCCGAGACGGTGAACCTGCGGCACATCAAGCAGCACTATTACCGCAGTCACAAGACGCTCAACCCGACGGGCATCGTCCCCGTCGGCCCGAAGCTCGATCTCGACAGTCCGCATGGCCGTGCCAGGCCCAATGCGGCCTGA
- a CDS encoding NUDIX domain-containing protein, translated as MKSRNGTIVDKEKRPPHIRLALRLLHVYFSFARGMTMGVRAACFDKNGRIFLVRHSYVGGWHMPGGGLERNETAEEALVKELREEGNLRIIGRPQLVQVYFNTTTTRRDHVVFYRVTVEQTAPRPPDWEISDSGFFSLDSLPEGTTEATHRRLAELRGEREPDHRW; from the coding sequence ATGAAGAGCCGAAACGGAACGATAGTGGATAAAGAGAAGCGGCCCCCTCACATCAGGCTGGCGCTACGCCTCCTGCATGTCTATTTCTCCTTCGCCCGCGGAATGACGATGGGCGTCAGGGCCGCCTGCTTCGATAAGAACGGGCGGATTTTCCTCGTGCGCCACAGCTATGTCGGCGGCTGGCATATGCCCGGCGGCGGGCTGGAGCGCAACGAGACGGCCGAAGAAGCGCTGGTCAAGGAGCTGCGGGAGGAGGGTAACCTCAGGATCATCGGCAGACCGCAGCTGGTCCAGGTCTATTTCAACACCACGACCACCCGGCGCGACCATGTCGTGTTCTACCGGGTGACCGTCGAGCAGACGGCGCCGCGGCCGCCGGACTGGGAGATCTCCGACAGCGGGTTCTTTTCGCTCGACAGCCTGCCTGAGGGTACGACGGAGGCGACACATCGCCGCCTCGCCGAGCTTCGGGGCGAACGGGAGCCCGACCACCGATGGTGA
- a CDS encoding metallophosphoesterase family protein has translation MFKLAHISDVHLGPLPRLSIQELFSKRITGFVNWHRNRRKHLFASTLDLLLDDIRTHRADHLAVTGDLVNLASGIEIRAAAAWLRALGDPADTSVVPGNHDAYVPGAYEKSMRAWYDYVRGDLAPPQWQEDRRIFPYLRVRDKVAIVGCSTAVATPPFAASGFFSARQARDTVNMLRAAGEAGLFRVVMIHHPPIRGATAFHKRMIGIRRFAAVISTGGAELVLHGHTHLNTLHWLRGQVQPVPVVGIASASQGPGSIKPPAAYNLFSIDGAPGAWELTGERFSLNRTGDAMMPESVDIFAP, from the coding sequence ATGTTCAAGCTCGCGCATATTTCCGACGTCCACCTCGGACCACTGCCCCGTCTTTCCATTCAAGAGCTATTTTCCAAACGCATAACCGGCTTTGTGAACTGGCATCGAAATCGACGCAAGCACCTTTTCGCCAGCACGCTGGATCTGCTGCTCGATGATATCCGCACTCATCGGGCCGATCACTTGGCCGTCACCGGCGACCTCGTCAATCTGGCGAGCGGCATCGAGATTCGCGCCGCCGCCGCCTGGCTGCGCGCGCTCGGCGATCCCGCCGACACCTCGGTCGTTCCCGGCAATCACGACGCCTATGTGCCGGGCGCCTATGAGAAATCGATGCGCGCCTGGTACGATTATGTCCGCGGCGATCTCGCCCCGCCGCAATGGCAGGAAGACCGCCGCATCTTTCCATATCTGCGTGTCCGCGACAAAGTTGCGATCGTCGGCTGCTCCACAGCAGTCGCCACGCCCCCCTTCGCCGCATCCGGCTTTTTCAGCGCCCGGCAGGCCCGCGACACGGTGAACATGCTGCGCGCGGCTGGCGAAGCTGGCCTCTTCCGCGTCGTCATGATCCATCATCCGCCGATCCGCGGCGCCACCGCCTTCCACAAACGCATGATCGGCATCCGTCGCTTCGCGGCCGTCATTTCGACCGGCGGCGCCGAGCTCGTTCTGCACGGCCACACGCATCTGAACACGCTGCACTGGCTGCGCGGCCAGGTGCAGCCGGTGCCTGTCGTCGGCATCGCGTCGGCCTCGCAGGGACCGGGCAGCATCAAGCCGCCGGCCGCCTACAACCTCTTCTCCATCGATGGCGCTCCGGGCGCCTGGGAGCTCACCGGCGAGCGCTTCAGCCTGAACAGGACAGGCGATGCGATGATGCCGGAAAGCGTCGATATTTTCGCGCCTTAG
- a CDS encoding tetratricopeptide repeat protein produces the protein MTSPFHRLCRTTLAAGFLFGMASAALAVGDSNDDTNPPPKTETTKTCTGGKVWDKQRKECVTPKKNSFNDDDLYKFAREFAYAGQYENAITVLNLARNQNDPRILNYLGYANRKAGRMELGMSYYRKALQADENYILARSYMGMALVEQGDIQGARVQLVEIRDRGGEDTWAYRALLQSLNGYRTY, from the coding sequence ATGACTTCCCCCTTCCATCGCCTGTGCAGAACAACACTTGCCGCCGGCTTTCTCTTCGGCATGGCGAGCGCCGCCTTAGCGGTCGGCGACAGCAACGACGACACCAACCCGCCGCCGAAGACCGAGACGACCAAGACCTGCACCGGCGGCAAGGTCTGGGACAAGCAAAGGAAGGAATGCGTCACCCCGAAGAAGAACAGCTTCAACGATGACGATCTCTATAAGTTCGCCCGCGAATTCGCCTATGCCGGCCAGTATGAGAATGCCATCACCGTACTCAATCTTGCCCGTAATCAGAACGACCCGCGCATTCTGAACTATCTTGGCTATGCCAACCGCAAGGCCGGCCGCATGGAGCTCGGCATGTCCTATTACCGCAAGGCATTGCAGGCGGATGAGAATTATATTCTTGCTCGTTCCTATATGGGCATGGCGCTGGTGGAACAGGGAGACATCCAGGGGGCGCGCGTCCAGCTCGTTGAGATTCGCGACCGCGGCGGCGAAGACACCTGGGCCTACCGCGCTCTGCTGCAAAGCTTGAACGGTTACAGGACATATTGA
- a CDS encoding RNA polymerase sigma factor, protein MRQPATTIDLRRDLVGLLPHLRRFAITLAGEATVADELVQAVCLRAIAKGHHWNGEGRLESWIYTLARQQWTEDSRKRKPKASARGNITDIREAARERSASVDPDAIHRMIAEMPDGVSSIFLLVDVEGHSYQQAADIMGISTASVVSQLATARLHFAGLAGTHPIHRY, encoded by the coding sequence ATGCGTCAGCCCGCAACGACCATCGACCTCCGGCGTGATCTCGTCGGCCTTCTGCCCCACCTTCGCCGCTTCGCGATCACGCTCGCGGGCGAAGCGACCGTGGCTGACGAACTTGTCCAAGCCGTCTGTCTGCGCGCCATTGCGAAGGGGCACCACTGGAATGGCGAGGGCCGACTGGAAAGCTGGATCTACACGCTTGCCCGCCAGCAGTGGACGGAGGACAGCCGCAAAAGGAAGCCGAAGGCGTCGGCACGCGGCAACATTACCGATATCAGAGAGGCTGCGCGTGAACGCTCGGCCTCGGTCGATCCCGACGCCATCCATCGCATGATCGCCGAAATGCCGGACGGCGTTTCCTCGATCTTCCTGCTCGTCGATGTCGAAGGCCACAGCTATCAGCAGGCGGCCGACATCATGGGTATTTCGACGGCAAGCGTCGTCTCCCAGCTTGCCACCGCAAGGCTGCATTTCGCCGGACTTGCCGGCACCCACCCCATCCACAGGTACTGA
- a CDS encoding anti-sigma factor family protein, with product MLDLRKLPLEAQLTALLDGEVSPEQRHELEQRLASDENARRLHEKLRHGADFGRRRLDDVLKEPVPLALVRSIKSTQPPKTPIAQRAMRPQVKLAPSGPQALAAALILFVVGCGIGYFAGTTPDADEIATTTATAPANTNDWLSDVTAYQRLLIRQPRHLVEVPASQAEEISSWLTTAIGVPFRVPDLSAESWTFQGARVILGDNRPVGQLVYSNSDGDIISICFRKDAQPPETDDFKETIKDEIGLVTWHNAGTSYVLAGPSAEAALGQLAMRIATAI from the coding sequence TTGCTCGATCTTAGGAAATTGCCGCTCGAAGCCCAGCTCACAGCCCTTCTCGACGGCGAGGTTTCGCCCGAACAGCGGCACGAACTGGAACAGCGCCTGGCAAGCGACGAGAATGCGCGTCGTCTGCATGAAAAGCTGCGTCATGGCGCCGATTTCGGCCGCCGCCGGCTGGACGATGTCCTGAAGGAGCCGGTGCCGCTCGCCCTCGTCCGCTCGATCAAGAGCACGCAGCCACCAAAGACGCCGATCGCCCAGCGCGCCATGCGCCCCCAGGTGAAACTGGCCCCGAGCGGCCCGCAGGCGCTGGCAGCCGCTCTTATCCTCTTCGTTGTCGGTTGCGGCATCGGCTACTTTGCCGGCACCACCCCGGATGCCGACGAGATCGCCACCACCACTGCCACGGCGCCCGCCAATACCAACGACTGGCTCAGCGACGTCACCGCCTATCAACGCCTGCTGATCCGCCAGCCCCGTCACCTCGTCGAAGTGCCGGCCTCGCAGGCCGAAGAAATCTCCAGCTGGCTGACGACCGCCATCGGCGTGCCCTTCCGTGTGCCGGATCTCAGCGCCGAATCCTGGACCTTTCAGGGAGCCCGCGTCATTCTCGGCGACAACCGCCCCGTCGGTCAGCTCGTCTATTCCAACAGCGACGGCGACATCATCTCCATCTGCTTCCGGAAGGACGCGCAACCGCCTGAGACCGACGACTTCAAGGAAACGATCAAGGACGAGATTGGCCTAGTCACCTGGCACAATGCCGGCACCTCCTATGTTCTCGCCGGTCCCTCCGCCGAAGCCGCCCTCGGCCAGCTCGCCATGAGGATCGCCACGGCGATTTGA
- the leuA gene encoding 2-isopropylmalate synthase: protein MDNTTSRSSAKGMPDAAVKYRPYPQVNIPDRTWPMKTITKAPIWCSVDLRDGNQALIDPMGHDRKARMFHLLLEMGFQEIEIGFPSASQTDFDFARWCVEEGNVPADVSLQVLVQCRPELITRTFEALEGANRPIVHFYNSTSELQRRVVFAKDVQGIKQIAVDAAKMITDMAAKAGGGYRFEYSPESFTGTELEVALEICNAVIEVVKPTPDNKLIINLPSTVEMATPNVYADQIEWMCRNLDNRENLIVSLHPHNDRGTGIAAAELALLAGADRVEGTLFGNGERTGNVDVVTMALNMFTQGVDPGIDCSNIERIKEVFEYSNQMAIAERHPYVGELVYTAFSGSHQDAINKGMKAAQVANHPVWEVPYLPIDPRDVGRSYEAIIRINSQSGKGGIAYILQQDYGLNLPRNLQVEFREDIQRITDVEGKELPSKRIYDRFIERYVTQPEARLKFVDHHTYPDTERKGQRIVAAEITDHGEIKRIEGRGNGPIDGFINALSHYLGIEMSVEDYSEHSLQHGSNAAAISYVETSYPGGKLFGAGINTNIVAASLEAIVSAANRVLEVKAGKA from the coding sequence ATGGACAACACCACCAGCCGATCCTCCGCAAAAGGCATGCCCGATGCCGCGGTGAAATACCGTCCTTATCCGCAAGTGAACATTCCCGACCGGACCTGGCCGATGAAGACCATCACCAAGGCTCCGATCTGGTGTTCGGTTGACCTGCGCGACGGCAATCAGGCACTGATCGATCCGATGGGGCACGACCGCAAGGCCCGCATGTTCCATCTGCTGCTGGAGATGGGTTTCCAGGAAATCGAGATCGGCTTCCCCTCGGCCTCGCAAACGGATTTCGATTTTGCTCGCTGGTGCGTGGAAGAGGGCAACGTGCCCGCCGACGTCTCGCTGCAAGTGCTGGTGCAATGCCGCCCGGAACTGATTACCCGTACCTTTGAAGCGCTGGAAGGCGCAAACCGTCCGATCGTGCATTTCTACAATTCGACCAGTGAGCTGCAGCGCCGCGTCGTCTTCGCCAAGGATGTGCAGGGCATCAAACAGATCGCCGTCGACGCCGCCAAGATGATCACAGACATGGCGGCCAAGGCCGGCGGCGGCTATCGTTTTGAATATTCTCCCGAGAGCTTCACCGGCACCGAGCTGGAAGTGGCGCTGGAGATCTGCAACGCCGTCATCGAGGTGGTGAAGCCGACGCCGGACAACAAGCTCATCATCAACCTGCCGTCCACCGTCGAGATGGCGACGCCGAACGTCTATGCCGACCAGATTGAATGGATGTGCCGCAATCTCGACAATCGTGAGAACCTGATCGTCTCGCTGCATCCGCATAACGACCGCGGCACCGGCATCGCCGCCGCCGAACTGGCCTTGCTGGCAGGCGCCGACCGCGTCGAAGGCACGCTGTTCGGCAATGGCGAGCGCACCGGCAATGTCGACGTCGTGACAATGGCGCTCAACATGTTCACGCAGGGCGTCGATCCCGGGATCGACTGCTCGAATATCGAGCGCATCAAGGAAGTGTTCGAATATTCGAACCAGATGGCGATTGCCGAGCGTCACCCTTATGTCGGGGAGCTGGTCTACACCGCTTTCTCCGGTTCGCATCAGGATGCGATCAACAAGGGCATGAAAGCCGCGCAGGTCGCCAATCATCCGGTGTGGGAAGTACCGTACCTGCCGATTGATCCGCGCGATGTTGGCCGTTCCTACGAGGCGATCATCCGCATCAACTCGCAGTCCGGCAAAGGCGGCATCGCCTATATCCTGCAGCAGGATTACGGGCTCAACCTGCCGCGCAACCTGCAGGTCGAGTTCCGTGAAGACATCCAGCGCATCACCGACGTCGAGGGCAAGGAACTTCCCTCGAAGCGCATCTACGACCGCTTCATCGAGCGTTACGTGACGCAGCCCGAGGCGCGCCTCAAGTTCGTCGACCACCACACCTATCCCGACACAGAGCGCAAGGGCCAGCGGATCGTTGCAGCTGAAATCACCGACCATGGCGAGATTAAGCGCATCGAAGGGCGCGGCAACGGCCCGATCGACGGCTTCATCAATGCACTGTCGCATTATCTCGGCATCGAGATGTCGGTGGAGGATTATTCCGAACATTCACTGCAGCATGGCTCCAACGCGGCAGCGATCTCCTATGTCGAGACCTCCTATCCCGGCGGCAAACTCTTCGGCGCCGGCATCAATACCAACATCGTCGCGGCATCACTGGAAGCGATCGTCTCGGCGGCCAACCGGGTACTCGAAGTGAAGGCCGGTAAGGCTTGA
- a CDS encoding benzoate/H(+) symporter BenE family transporter, whose translation MRHSRSSESAMLKDFSVQALFMGLLTAFVGSASSFAVVLHGLQAVGATEAQAASGLMALSISMGVCAIVLSAVTRLPISIAWSTPGAALLASTGAIEGGFNAAVGAFLICAMLIVIAGLFKPLGRAVAAIPAPLANAMLSGVLIGLCFAPVKAIGFNPLLGLPIVISWIVVGAFKRLWAVPAALAAFVLVLAFGVDIPGGAFASLERSLVPAAEFVRPVFNLAAFISIALPLFIVTMASQNIPGIAVLKVNHYDPKPGPLFAVTGFFSLLSAPLGGHAVNLAAITAAMCAGQDAHADPKRRYWASLIAGVGYVILGLLAGAVTAFVALAPPVLIQAVAGLALVGAFSSSAMSAFQAPESREAAAITFLVTASGVSFGGISGAFWGLIAGGLMLALSRLVKMSKERAQQR comes from the coding sequence ATGCGCCATTCCCGCAGCTCAGAGTCCGCCATGCTCAAAGATTTTTCCGTCCAGGCCCTGTTCATGGGGCTGCTTACCGCTTTCGTCGGCTCCGCCAGCTCTTTTGCCGTCGTGCTGCACGGGCTGCAGGCAGTGGGTGCGACGGAAGCGCAGGCGGCTTCCGGGCTGATGGCCTTGTCGATCTCCATGGGCGTCTGCGCGATCGTGCTCAGCGCCGTCACCCGATTGCCGATCAGCATCGCCTGGTCGACGCCGGGGGCAGCGCTGCTCGCAAGCACGGGCGCGATCGAGGGCGGCTTCAATGCAGCGGTCGGCGCATTCCTGATCTGCGCCATGCTGATCGTCATTGCCGGGTTGTTCAAGCCGCTCGGCCGGGCGGTGGCCGCCATTCCAGCACCGCTCGCTAATGCGATGCTATCAGGCGTGCTGATCGGTCTCTGCTTTGCGCCGGTGAAGGCGATCGGCTTCAATCCGCTGCTCGGTCTGCCAATCGTCATTTCCTGGATCGTCGTCGGCGCCTTCAAGCGGCTCTGGGCGGTGCCGGCCGCGCTGGCAGCCTTCGTGCTGGTGCTCGCCTTCGGTGTCGACATTCCCGGCGGCGCCTTCGCCTCGCTCGAAAGATCGCTGGTACCGGCCGCGGAATTCGTGCGGCCGGTATTCAACCTTGCTGCCTTCATCTCGATCGCGCTGCCGCTTTTTATCGTGACCATGGCTTCGCAGAACATCCCCGGCATCGCCGTTCTAAAGGTCAATCACTACGATCCGAAGCCAGGTCCCCTTTTTGCCGTCACCGGCTTCTTTTCGTTGCTGTCGGCGCCTTTGGGCGGCCACGCCGTCAACCTGGCGGCGATCACCGCTGCAATGTGCGCCGGCCAGGATGCGCATGCCGATCCCAAGCGGCGCTATTGGGCATCGCTGATTGCCGGCGTCGGTTATGTGATCCTCGGGCTGCTTGCCGGAGCGGTGACGGCCTTCGTCGCTTTGGCGCCGCCCGTTCTGATCCAAGCGGTGGCGGGGCTGGCTCTGGTCGGCGCCTTCTCGTCCTCGGCAATGTCGGCGTTCCAGGCGCCGGAGTCACGCGAGGCGGCGGCGATCACCTTCCTCGTCACCGCATCCGGCGTATCCTTCGGCGGCATTTCAGGCGCCTTCTGGGGATTGATTGCCGGCGGGCTGATGCTGGCGCTGTCGCGGCTGGTGAAGATGTCGAAAGAGCGCGCTCAGCAGAGGTAA
- a CDS encoding ATP-dependent Clp protease proteolytic subunit gives MNDEEQDDKTKELPLGKETEANLFKSRSIFIYGPINQELAQKVCSQLVALAAASDEDIRIYVNSPGGHVESGDSIHDMVKFIKPKVWMIGTGWVASAGALIYVAAPRERRLCLPNTRFLLHQPSGGTRGMASDIEIQAREIIKMNERLNKIMAEATGQPLEKIAKDTDRDYWLSAEEAKDYGLVSRIVTSQADI, from the coding sequence ATGAACGACGAAGAACAGGACGACAAGACGAAGGAACTGCCGCTCGGCAAGGAAACGGAGGCGAATCTTTTCAAGTCGCGTTCGATCTTCATCTATGGACCGATCAACCAGGAACTGGCGCAGAAGGTCTGCTCGCAGCTTGTCGCACTTGCGGCGGCCAGCGACGAAGACATTCGCATCTATGTCAATTCGCCCGGCGGCCACGTCGAATCCGGCGACTCCATCCATGACATGGTCAAGTTCATAAAGCCGAAGGTCTGGATGATCGGTACCGGCTGGGTCGCTTCGGCCGGCGCGCTGATCTATGTCGCGGCTCCGAGGGAAAGACGCCTGTGCCTGCCGAACACGCGCTTCCTGCTGCACCAGCCATCGGGCGGCACGCGCGGCATGGCATCCGACATCGAGATCCAGGCACGTGAAATCATCAAGATGAACGAGCGCTTGAACAAGATCATGGCGGAGGCCACCGGCCAGCCGCTCGAGAAGATCGCCAAGGACACGGATCGCGATTATTGGCTCTCGGCCGAAGAGGCGAAGGACTACGGTCTTGTCTCGCGCATCGTGACGTCGCAAGCCGACATCTGA
- a CDS encoding DUF2076 domain-containing protein has protein sequence MSPEERQLLTALFDRVRTAQAQPRDREAEALIDQATREQPSATYYLAQAVIVQEKGLEAAANHIKELEERVRQFEAGASEHHQAEQGGGFLSSIFGNTQTQQPAPVPSNPGPWGQPSRAYDEPRGYDRQTPQQPAGPWSQQTYAPSAGGSFLRGALGTAAGVAGGMLLANSLSGIFSNHMSSLGWGSPFGANPFGNATTPTEETIINNYYGNDDVRQAADNAGNDNDDNLQQADYNDNDDYSDDSSGDDVTDI, from the coding sequence ATGTCACCGGAAGAACGCCAATTGCTAACCGCCCTCTTCGACCGCGTGCGCACGGCGCAAGCCCAGCCGCGCGACCGCGAGGCCGAAGCCCTGATCGATCAGGCGACGCGCGAGCAGCCGTCCGCCACTTATTATCTCGCCCAGGCCGTCATCGTGCAGGAAAAAGGTCTGGAAGCTGCCGCCAATCATATCAAAGAATTGGAAGAGCGTGTCCGGCAGTTTGAAGCCGGAGCCAGCGAGCACCACCAAGCCGAACAGGGCGGCGGCTTCCTAAGCTCGATCTTCGGCAATACCCAGACACAACAGCCCGCGCCTGTGCCCTCCAACCCCGGTCCCTGGGGCCAACCGTCCCGCGCCTATGACGAGCCGCGCGGCTACGATCGCCAGACGCCACAGCAGCCCGCTGGCCCCTGGAGCCAGCAGACCTACGCGCCGTCTGCCGGCGGCAGCTTTCTGCGCGGCGCGCTCGGCACGGCAGCCGGCGTTGCCGGCGGCATGCTGCTTGCCAACTCGCTGAGCGGCATCTTCAGCAACCACATGTCCTCGCTCGGTTGGGGCTCGCCCTTCGGTGCCAACCCGTTCGGCAATGCCACCACACCGACCGAAGAGACCATCATCAACAACTATTATGGCAATGACGACGTCCGTCAGGCCGCAGATAATGCAGGCAATGACAATGACGACAACCTGCAGCAGGCCGATTACAATGACAACGATGATTATAGTGACGATTCGTCTGGCGACGACGTCACGGATATTTGA
- the queF gene encoding preQ(1) synthase, with the protein MPNTDVSSLSMLGHQTETASSPEEAVLEKVPSNHAGTDYVVRFTAPEFTSLCPMTGQPDFAHIVIDYIPGEWLVESKSLKLFLHSFRNHGAFHEDCSIYIAKRIVELLDPKWLRIGAYWYPRGGIPIDVFWQTGKPPEGVWLPEQGVATYRGRG; encoded by the coding sequence ATGCCGAATACCGATGTTTCCAGCCTGTCGATGCTGGGTCACCAAACCGAAACCGCGAGTTCGCCTGAGGAGGCGGTACTGGAAAAAGTGCCGTCCAATCATGCCGGAACGGATTACGTGGTGCGTTTCACCGCGCCGGAATTCACCTCACTCTGCCCGATGACCGGGCAGCCGGATTTTGCCCATATCGTCATCGACTATATTCCGGGCGAATGGTTGGTCGAATCGAAGTCGCTGAAGCTCTTTCTGCATTCCTTCCGCAATCACGGCGCCTTCCACGAGGATTGCTCGATTTACATCGCCAAGCGCATTGTCGAACTGCTCGATCCCAAGTGGCTGAGAATCGGTGCTTACTGGTATCCGCGCGGCGGCATCCCGATCGACGTCTTCTGGCAAACGGGCAAGCCGCCGGAAGGTGTGTGGCTGCCGGAGCAGGGCGTCGCCACCTATCGTGGCCGTGGGTGA
- the emfA gene encoding CDF family cation efflux transporter EmfA produces the protein MSDNGDLTVRKLAMWGVPLSLGVMGLKMVAWLVTGSVALLSDGLESTVNVVAAFIAFFVIRYAQKPADHDHPFGHHKAEYLSAVTEGVLIVVAALLIVNEAIGYLAAPRMLDAPVLGLAINLAAGVINAVWARLLIRAGRKHRSAALAADGQHIMSDVVTSAGVLVGLLLALATGYAIFDPVLAILVAINILYQGWKVISQSISGLMDQAVEPQEEEAIKQAIATHAAGSIGVHDLKTRRAGTVTFIDFHMVVPGTMSVRQAHDICDRLEDAIRAVHEGAKIAIHVEPEGEKAHGIRVKVVKEA, from the coding sequence ATGAGCGACAACGGCGATCTTACAGTTCGGAAGCTGGCGATGTGGGGTGTTCCGCTGTCGCTCGGCGTCATGGGGCTGAAGATGGTGGCCTGGTTGGTGACAGGCTCGGTGGCGCTGCTGTCGGATGGGCTCGAATCCACGGTCAACGTCGTTGCCGCTTTCATCGCCTTCTTCGTCATCCGCTATGCGCAGAAGCCAGCCGATCACGACCATCCTTTCGGCCACCACAAGGCGGAATATCTCTCCGCCGTCACCGAAGGCGTGCTGATCGTCGTCGCCGCGCTGCTGATCGTCAACGAGGCGATCGGCTATCTCGCGGCGCCGCGCATGCTCGATGCGCCGGTGCTCGGCCTTGCGATCAATCTGGCGGCCGGCGTCATCAATGCGGTCTGGGCGCGGCTGTTGATTCGGGCGGGCCGGAAGCATCGCTCGGCGGCGCTCGCGGCCGACGGGCAGCATATCATGTCCGATGTGGTGACCTCCGCCGGCGTGCTTGTCGGCCTGCTGCTGGCGCTGGCGACCGGTTATGCGATCTTCGACCCGGTGCTCGCCATCCTCGTTGCCATTAACATTCTCTATCAAGGCTGGAAGGTGATCTCGCAATCGATCAGCGGTCTGATGGACCAAGCGGTCGAGCCGCAGGAAGAGGAAGCGATCAAGCAGGCGATCGCCACCCATGCGGCGGGTTCGATCGGTGTGCATGACCTGAAGACGAGGCGCGCAGGCACCGTCACTTTCATCGATTTTCACATGGTGGTGCCCGGCACTATGTCCGTTCGACAGGCACATGATATATGCGACCGCCTTGAGGATGCCATCAGGGCAGTGCATGAGGGCGCCAAAATAGCCATTCATGTGGAGCCGGAGGGCGAAAAAGCCCATGGCATCCGCGTCAAAGTCGTCAAGGAGGCATGA